A region from the Benincasa hispida cultivar B227 chromosome 10, ASM972705v1, whole genome shotgun sequence genome encodes:
- the LOC120089009 gene encoding uncharacterized protein LOC120089009, whose protein sequence is MPRALISNEGSHFINRIIANLLTKFNVNHRVATAYHAQTNGQVEISNRDIKTILEKVVNTSRKDWLPKLDEALWAYKTSYKTPIGKLKSHWSGPFKIKTIFPHGAVELTTLDRNNAFKVNGQWIKPYYGGDFERRMDIIDLGKQD, encoded by the exons atgCCACGGGCCTTAATCAGCAACGAGGGCTCTCATtttatcaaccgcataattgccaacttgttgactaaatttaatgTCAACCATCGAGTTGCGACTGCTTATCACGCACAGACTAATGGGCAAGTAGAGATTTCTAACCGAGatatcaaaactatcttggagaaggtagttaaTACTTCTAGGAAGGATTGGctacccaagcttgatgaagcgtTGTGGGCATACAAAACTtcctataaaacaccaattg GAAAGTTGAAATCTCACTGGTCTGGGCCGTtcaaaatcaagactatctttcctcacggagcagtggaactaacaaccTTAGACAGGAACAACgcgtttaaagtcaatggtcaatggATTAAGCCGTACTACGGAGGTGACTTCGAGCGACGCATGGACatcattgacttgggcaagcaagATTAA